A region of Triplophysa dalaica isolate WHDGS20190420 chromosome 18, ASM1584641v1, whole genome shotgun sequence DNA encodes the following proteins:
- the LOC130439785 gene encoding LOW QUALITY PROTEIN: H-2 class II histocompatibility antigen, E-S beta chain-like (The sequence of the model RefSeq protein was modified relative to this genomic sequence to represent the inferred CDS: inserted 3 bases in 2 codons) — MSQPNVLILHLMLVTSAFIRPANGYYYYIADQCLYSSRDLSDMVYVQSYAFNMAVEIKYNSTLGKFIGFNEVEVNTSKLWNQNADFLQQMKAQVETFCKPNAQFLETVICNKAVQPKVKLSSVIQAQNKHPSVLMCSVNDFYPEQIKVYWLIDGKPVTYDVTYTMXMANGDWYYQIHSQLEYAPRSGEKISCVVEHTSFNKPMIYDWDPSIFKSERNKIVXGASSLVLGIIMAAAGLIYYKKKSAGQ, encoded by the exons ATGTCACAGCCAAATGTTCTCATTTTACACTTAATGTTGGTGACATCTGCTTTTATTAGACCAG CTAACggatattattattacatagCGGATCAATGTCTCTACAGTTCCCGTGATCTCAGTGATATGGTGTATGTGCAGTCATACGCCTTCAATATGGCTGTAGAAATAAAGTACAACAGCACTCTGGGGAAGTTTATAGGGTTTAATGAAGTTGAAGTGAACACTTCAAAGCTTTGGAACCAGAATGCCGATTTTCTGCAGCAGATGAAGGCTCAGGTGGAAACATTCTGCAAACCTAACGCTCAATTCTTGGAAACAGTTATTTGCAACAAAGCTG TGCAACCAAAGGTGAAGCTCAGTTCAGTGATACAAgctcaaaacaaacacccatCCGTATTGATGTGCAGCGTCAATGACTTCTATCCTGAACAAATCAAAGTGTACTGGCTGATAGACGGTAAACCTGTGACCTATGATGTGACCTACACTAT GATGGCCAATGGAGACTGGTACTATCAGATTCACTCTCAGCTAGAGTACGCACCCAGATCTGGAGAGAAAATCTCATGTGTGGTCGAACACACCAGCTTCAATAAACCCATGATCTACGACTGGG ACCCCTCCATCTTTAAGTCTGAGAGAAATAAGATTG ATGGGGCTTCTAGTCTGGTGTTGGGAATCATCATGGCAGCTGCTGGACTCATTTACTACAAGAAGAAATCAGCAGGTCAGTGA